The DNA window CAGAGGGCCAGGGCGGGCTCGAAGTCGCGCACCTCGTTGGAGAGCGCGGCGTACTCGCCGTCGCTGATGTAGGGCGGATTGGCCACCACGAGGTCCGCGCCCGCCCCGACCAGGGGGCAGGCCCCGGCGTCGGCCAGGACCAGGGCCACGCGCCCGGCCACATCGTGCCGCAGGACGTTCTCGCGGGCCACGGCGAGCGCGGCCGGGCTCAGGTCCAGGGCCGCCACCCGGGCGGCGGAAAAATGCAGGGCCAGGGTCACGGCCAGACAGCCCGAGCCCGTGCCCAGGTCCACGATGGTCAGGGCCGCGTCCCCGGGGAAACGGTTCCCGGCCTCCTCCACGATGCACTCGGTCTCGGGCCGGGGCACGAGCACGTCGCCGCGGACGGCGAACTCCAGCCCCCAGAATTCCTTGCGGCCCAGGATCAGGGCCGCGGGCTCGCCACGGCCCCGGCGGGCCATGAACTCGCGGGCCCGGGCCAGCTCGTCCGCCGCCAGGGGGCGGTCCATGTTCAGGAACAGGTGCAGACGGTCCAGGCCCAGAACCTCGGCCAACAGGAGCTCGGCCGAAAGCCTCGGGGAGTCCACGCCGCGCGCGGCGAGGTACTCCTGGGACTTCCCAAGGATTTCCCGGACGGTGGGTCCGGTCATGAGGCCTTACTGGGCCCCGGCCTGACGGGTCAGGGCCTCGGTCTGGTAGTGGCTGACGAGCCCCTGGACCAGCTCGTCCAGATCCCCTTCCAGGATTGCGGCGAGCTTGTAGAGGGTCAGGTTGATGCGGTGGTCCGTGACCCGGCCCTGGGGGAAGTTGTAGGTGCGGATGCGCTCCGAGCGGTCGCCGGAGCCCACCTGGCTGCGCCGGGCCTCATTGTATTCCGCGTCCTTGCGCTCCTGCTCCAGTTGGAGCAGCCGGGAGCGCAGGACCTTGAGGGCCTTGGCCTTGTTCTTGTGCTGGGACTTCTCGTCCTGGCAGGAGACCACCAGGCCGGTGGGCAGGTGGGTCACGCGGATGGCGGAGTCCGTGGTGTTCACGCTCTGGCCGCCGGGACCGGAGGAGCGGAACACGTCCACCCGGATCTCGTCCGGCTTGATCTCCACGTCCACTTCCTCGGCCTC is part of the Desulfovibrio aminophilus genome and encodes:
- the prmC gene encoding peptide chain release factor N(5)-glutamine methyltransferase, giving the protein MTGPTVREILGKSQEYLAARGVDSPRLSAELLLAEVLGLDRLHLFLNMDRPLAADELARAREFMARRGRGEPAALILGRKEFWGLEFAVRGDVLVPRPETECIVEEAGNRFPGDAALTIVDLGTGSGCLAVTLALHFSAARVAALDLSPAALAVARENVLRHDVAGRVALVLADAGACPLVGAGADLVVANPPYISDGEYAALSNEVRDFEPALALCGGADGLDQVRAQAPEAARILRPGGMLLMEIGCGQGAAVRALFEGLDVFDEVAILRDLAGLDRVLLARRR